From a region of the Lactuca sativa cultivar Salinas chromosome 4, Lsat_Salinas_v11, whole genome shotgun sequence genome:
- the LOC111892408 gene encoding L-ascorbate oxidase homolog, with protein sequence MKTSLMIFMFISLAKTINGEAPTRFFDWNVTYGDVSPLGVKQQGIFINGQFPGPQIDWMTDDNVIVNVHNSLPEPFLITWNGIQQKRNSWQDGVYGTNCPIPPGQNFTYNLQIKDQIGSFFYFPSLAFHRAAGGFGGITISSRPLIPVPFPPPAGDFTIIAGDWFKQNNTDLKAILDGGHDLPFPDGILINGRGPNRLKFTVDPGKTYRLRISNVGLTTSINFRIQNHKMLLVEVEGTHTVQNTYSSLDIHLGQSYSVLVTADQPPHDYYMVFSTRFTSQALASSCTLHYSNSPGTFPAPPPGGPTGQFDWSLNQARSVRQNLKANGPRPNPQGSYHYGTINCTRTIRLANSAPIINGKQRYAVNSVSFIPADTPLKIADYFKIPGVFSLGTIPDSPTGGSGGGILRTSVMAADFRSFAEIVFENSEDTVQSWHIDGSFFFVVGMDGGQWSAASRTRYNLKDGITRSTVQVYPKSWTALYVPLDNVGMWNWRSQNWARQYLGQQFYLRVYSPVNSWRDEYPIPKNILTCGRASGRRPPPL encoded by the exons ATGAAGACGTCATTGATGATATTCATGTTCATATCATTGGCTAAAACCATTAATGGAGAAGCCCCTACTAGATTCTTCGACTGGAATGTTACTTATGGTGATGTATCTCCTCTTGGAGTTAAACAACAG GGAATATTCATAAACGGGCAGTTTCCGGGCCCACAAATCGATTGGATGACTGATGACAATGTGATTGTTAATGTTCACAACAGCTTGCCCGAACCATTCCTCATTACCTG GAACGGGATACAACAGAAAAGAAATTCATGGCAAGATGGAGTTTATGGCACGAATTGCCCCATCCCACCTGGTCAAAACTTCACATACAATCTTCAAATAAAGGATCAAATCGGAAGCTTCTTCTACTTCCCTTCCCTTGCTTTTCATAGGGCTGCCGGAGGCTTTGGCGGCATCACAATCTCCAGCCGCCCTTTAATCCCTGTCCCATTCCCACCACCTGCCGGAGATTTCACCATCATCGCCGGTGACTGGTTCAAACAAAACAACACC GATTTGAAAGCAATTTTAGACGGCGGACATGATCTTCCATTCCCCGATGGTATTCTCATCAACGGCCGTGGACCTAATAGACTTAAATTCACAGTTGATCCAG GGAAAACTTACAGGTTGAGAATTTCGAATGTGGGGCTTACGACATCGATCAATTTCAGAATCCAGAACCATAAGATGCTGCTGGTTGAGGTGGAAGGGACTCATACTGTTCAGAACACATACTCTTCTCTCGATATCCATCTGGGTCAGTCGTATTCCGTTTTGGTCACCGCCGATCAACCACCGCATGATTACTACATGGTCTTCTCAACCCGATTCACCTCTCAAGCCCTCGCCTCATCCTGCACTCTTCATTACAGTAACTCTCCGGGAACTTTTCCGGCTCCTCCACCTGGTGGCCCAACCGGGCAATTCGATTGGTCATTAAATCAAGCTCGATCAGTTaggcaaaacttgaaggcaaatGGACCGAGGCCAAACCCACAAGGGTCGTACCATTACGGGACGATTAACTGCACTCGAACAATCAGGCTTGCAAACTCTGCTCCGATTATAAATGGGAAACAGAGGTACGCCGTCAATAGCGTGTCTTTTATTCCGGCGGACACCCCTCTCAAGATTGCTGATTACTTCAAGATCCCCGGCGTGTTTTCCCTTGGAACAATTCCAGACAGCCCCaccggtggtagtggtggtggtatcCTCCGGACTTCCGTCATGGCTGCTGATTTCAGATCGTTTGCTGAGATTGTGTTTGAGAATTCTGAAGATACTGTACAATCATGGCACATTGATGGCTCCTTCTTCTTTGTCGTCGG GATGGATGGAGGGCAATGGTCAGCTGCTAGCAGAACAAGATACAATTTAAAAGATGGGATTACTCGCTCTACGGTTCAG GTATATCCGAAATCGTGGACCGCATTGTATGTGCCATTGGATAATGTAGGGATGTGGAATTGGAGGTCTCAGAATTGGGCTCGACAATATTTAGGCCAACAATTTTACTTGCGGGTTTATTCTCCTGTGAACTCATGGAGAGATGAGTATCCGATCCCCAAGAACATACTTACTTGCGGTCGTGCAAGCGGCAGGAGGCCTCCTCCTTTATAA